TGAGGATCAGGTGGACCACGTGCTCCTGCTCCTCAGGGGAAGAGGGGAACGCACTTCAAGAGGAGGCTCACAGAAAATGTTGCGTGAGCAGGACTTGtgattgtctttttcttttctttctttcttttttttttttttttaataagtgTTGGGCGCAGTTTGATTTTTCCTCTCATAACATCCACTGTGGGCACTGAGGATGGATTGGCCGGGAAAGAGCTGCtctgggtgtgtctgtgtgaagtcACCATAAGGATTTTATTggagaaactgaaggaaactaaAGGTAAGACTAAAGACGAGTGTGAACTGATctattttccatcattttcttctctctctctctctttttttagtTAATTACGATGCTGTTAATCCACATTGCTAATGAGTTAGGAATACAACTTAATGACAAACAATGACCTTTAATGTTGATTAATATTGTTCCAgtaaaaaaatgtttacagcaCTGTGTAATGCTAGTAAAGTTAGTAGCTCTATCTTAGGACgtattaaataataaaacatagaATGCATGCAATTACAGGAGAAAAAATCTTGTTGCCACGTTTCATaagtttgattttaaaaaagtaaGCTTTATTTAAAGGGCTGTAATTTTCTAGTCATTTCCtagaaataaatatttaatttagcACTAACTATAGGGGAAATAGGAATCTGAGAAAGCTCCATTTAAACCAAAGTGAATATATATTAATTCTCATTAATTATTAGCAACTTTCTCCATATACAGCACTGTAGGTTAAATAGTTTGTTAACTGGAATTAATCCCACAATTaatacaaaatgacatttttcttttgtggaaACTTTCTacaaaacatttggaaaattaTTCAGAAATGATGGAcccataaaataaatataatatacaACATTTCCAAAACAATAATAAGCTGAGCTGCTTTTTTGGGCCACACTAACAGTAAGACATGGAGCTCGTCTCTTTGCAGTTGAATTGGCAGTTTTTGCTGCTGGTTTAGTGAACCCTCTTGGCTTTCAGTCAGCACCCTGGTTTCCTAAGCGATGCGGCTCCTGAGGGAGAGCAGCTGATTGGCTCACTGAGCTTCAGgccgactgtgtgtgtgtgtgtgttttcgttaATGATCCACCAATTAGTTATACAATGGTAACAGTCACCTAAACACCTCGTTGTCTGTCTGAGCTGCGGGGGGGGTGGGAGTGTGTCCCTGCCCTCGTGTTTTCAGGGGTGGTGCTGGTGATGCTACGTTTAGTGGTCTGAAATGGGTTTTAGGGGAACTTCTGTCATGACAAAACTGTACTTTATGCAGCATCAGTATCATGTCGCTGAGTTTCTCTTGTAGTTCAGTCACTACAGcaaccagctgctgtgtgacgGGACAGGTGAGGGACTGTGGCAGACACTCCCAGTCGTCCCCCCAGATGTCCCCTGACTATAATCTGTCATACGCACCATAAACACTTTGCTCTGCTGCCACAGTGTCACCGAAGGAAAGACCACATGAGAACATGCTCAACACAATCGCATACACGATACATGTGATGTGAGTGTTTGCCCACGTCTGCAGATCTGAAGATGACGGGCCAGGTGGCGGAGAGAGACCGGTCGCCTCACAATCTGTCAGTGAAGACCACCTTAGAGGAGGAGATCGAGAGAGCCGAGAGTATTCTCAGCAGGTGACAGCAACTATTAAATCCTGTGttaggatgtgtgtgttttagagggTTGTTTGAGAGAAGCAAAGCGTTCATGTTCTTATCTCCCAGGGTGCCGTCTGTCTGCGATGATACATCCTCAGAGCTCCAAAGGGTCGCTGCTCTCGACCCTCATGGAGGCAACTCCAGAAACTCTTTTCAGAGGAGCGGAGCTATCTCAAGGTAAAGCTGGAGCAacccacagcacacagcacagcacagcacagcacagcacagcacagcacagcacagcacagcacagcacagcacagcacagcacagcacagcagcctccTTCACAGCACCTTCAGAAAGTGATTTATTAGACTATTTAGAAACAGCCCAGGACTGTTTCCGCTCACCAAGTGCAATAGGTGCAGAAAGTATTTTGTTCAAGTCCTTTTAAGGCCACAGGTTGGATAAAAGTACACATTCAAGACCCCGATTTCACAGTTAAGTCAGTAAGGTAGCCGGAGCCAAAAACCTTGAACTGGATGCTGAGATAAAAGATTTCTTCTTTGAGGATGTTTTTCCCCAAACAACTTCAatcttgtttatgttgttttaaacATGTCAAATTAAATGGGAAACCTTGAGAGAATCATCTAACCAAACGAGGCTCTAGTCCAGTTAAACGGATTGGTTTCTCAgtatttcccataatgcttGATTGTTTGTGGTCTTTAAAGGATGTTGTCCATCTATCTAAATGCCTCTGTTTGACCTCTCTGAGGGGAAAGATGTGGCGGACTTGCTGGACTCGTGTTTGTGCTGGAGGAATAGCATCTGGTGGGACCGCCAGTCTTCTCTCTGATGGCGTCATACATTAATAACCATTTAGTGTTTTTAATAAAGGTCCTGAATTATTACACTGTCCTGGTTTTGTTCTCATGTGTGCTGAGTAAGTTCTTTTAGCTCCAGCTGTGACTCACACATGTTTTAAAAGAGCTTGaatgtttggtgtgtgtgtgtgtgtgtgtgtgtgtgtgtgtgtgtgtgtgtgtatgtgtgtgtgtgtgtgtgtgtgtgtgtgtgtgtgtgtgtgtgtgcgtcagacTGGTGAGCCTGGTGGTGAGACTGAGGGAATGGGCACACAGGAGtctgttggaggaggaggagcggccAGACTCCTTCATGGAGCGCTTTCGTGGCCCTGAGCTGAAAATGGCCCCCAGCCGCATCAGCAACACGCAGCCGGATGCCAATGGCAACAATGCCAAAGGGATCTTCAGGtatgcctgcctgcctgcctggacCATTACTATGTGCTTTCATATGCATTACATGCACTTGGTGCAATGTAATCCAACACAACAGTTTGTAATAATGTACTTTAGTCAAGACGTAAATCACTTTTAAAATACTGTTGATAGCAGGCGACACTTTAAGGGTCATGGGGCTCCTCATGTGCACAGTGTTAATGTTTAGGGTTCATTTTGCCTAGAAGTCATAACAGAGCGACTTTTGATCAAATCAGAGGGAAACTTCAGGGTAAAAATCAAGCCTCAAAGTGTCCATTATGTCATAGACAAGgcctgtttaaataaaggttttggggaaaaaaagggcaCGTCAACACTTAAGGAATTCACTCTGGTGGTTTTAATGCTGTAGTTTAGTTGCTATGTCTGCTTTTGCTTCACTAAATAAGGAAAAGAAGTTGGAAAATACTggaaacacctctcagtataaTACAGTGCACCACCACAGCACAAAGCCTTACAAATGACCACATAGACAAGTCATCACACCAACAAACTAACATTCTCAGTTGTTAGAGATAATTGTTAAGTATttgttgcagggctgttgtattgCATTGCTTTATAACTTGCAGCTGCTTCTATCTTGCAGTAATATGAGCTACTTTACAGAAACATAAGCCACAGCTTACACAAGCCACAACTCTCTCCGTGCTTTCAGGAAAAAGTGGAATCTGTTTGTGGTGTCTCCATCCGACAACGCCTACTACCGCTGGTTATTTGTTATCGCCATGGCGGTGCTCTACAACTGGTTCCTTGTTGTAGCGAGGTAATAACACCACAGCCAGGTGATGGGTGTAGTGAATGGGTGTACTGTCCACTTCTTTGACTGGAGCAGTGAAtcatgtttctttttatattCACAGGGCATGCTTTGACAAGTTACAGGTGGGCAATTACATCTGCTGGCTGGTGTTGGACTACCTCTCTGACCTTGTGTACCTAATGGACACTTGCGTCCGGCTTCGCACAGGTAACCTATTTTAAAATACATCTTCTGGCCTCAATACACAATGTAGCTGTATTACACAACAGAAGTGCTAAGCCTTAAAGGGCCCATGTGTATGCTTTTGATGTGATTATTCAAAGATAATTATCTTTCAAATGATTCTAATGGCAAATGCTTTTGCTCGTGGAAACATGTGACAGTCCTGGTGGAAATAGTTTATGCCACTTTTTAGCCCATTAACCAATGATTCACCACCATTCACACGAAACATCGGAATTTGATCCATTCTTACTTTAAATCTTGATCAGTGCAGTGGAAGTTGCAGTTTAGCTTCATCCCACAATATGAATTGTTTTTCAGAGATCAGACACAACAGTGACTCATTGTTCATCTGAATGTGTGCTCCATGTTTCTTGTCTCAGGGTTTCTGGAACAGGGTTTACTGGTGAAGGACCATGCCAAGCTCAGAGACAACTACGTCCGAACGTTACAGTTCAAGCTGGACGTAGTGTCCATCCTGCCCACCGACCTGGCATACATCTCCACCGGCATCCACACACCACAGCTCAGGTTTAACCGCCTGCTGCGCTTCCCACGCATGTTTGAATTCTTTGACCGCACTGAGACACGCACCAACTACCCCAACATCTTCCGTATTGGCAACTTGGTGCTTTACATCCTGGTCATCATTCACTGGAACGCCTGCATTTATTACGCTATATCTAAGTCTTTAGGATTTGGCTCAGACACTTGGGTGTTCCCAAACATCTCCAAACCTGAGTACTCCTCCTTGACTCGGAGTTACGTCTACTGCCTGTACTGGTCCACTCTTACTCTGACCACTATTGGAGAGATGCCTGCACCTGTGCGAGATGAAGAGTACCTATTTGTGGTCTTTGACTTCCTTGTTGGGGTGCTGATCTTTGCTACAATTGTGGGAAACGTCGGTTCTATGATTGCCAACATGAATGCCACACGTGCCGGGTTTCAAGCTCGGATCGATGCCATCAAACACTACATGCACTTCCGTAAAGTCAGCAAAGAACTGGAGACGCGTGTCATTAAGTGGTTTGACTACCTCTGGACCAACAAGAAAGCAATCGATGAGCAGGAGGTGCTAAAGAACTTGCCAAACAAGCTACGCGCTGAGATTGCTATCAACGTACACCTGGAGACCCTGAAGAAAGTCCGCATTTTTCAAGACTGTGAGGCAGGACTACTGGTGGAGCTCGTGCTCAAGCTACGGCCGCAGGTTTTCAGTCCAGGGGACTACATCTGCAGGAAAGGGGACATAGGAAAGGAGATGTACATCATTAAAGAGGGGAAGCTGGCAGTGGTGGCTGATGATGGGGTCACACAGTACGCTCTTCTCACCGCTGGCAGCTGCTTTGGGGAAATCAGCATTCTGAACATAAAAGGTAGTAAAATGGGAAATCGTCGAACAGCCAACATTCGCAGCTTGGGGTACTCTGATCTGTTCTGCCTGTCTAAGGATGACTTgatggaggcagtgaccgagTATCCAGATGCTAAGActgtgctggaggagaggggCCGGGAGATCCTGATGAAGGAGGGTCTGCTGGATGAGAATGCAGAGAGCGGCGGGCTGCAgaaagaggacacagaggagaaggtgGAGAGGCTGGAGTCCTCCCTGGACACTCTTCAGACTCGCTTTGCCCGTCTGCTcagtgaatacacacacactcagcaacGGCTGAAGCAGCGCATCACTCTGCTGGAGCGGCAGCTGAATCAAACAGACTGCGGCGCAGATGCAAGTGATGACATGGACGCAGATGCAGAGACAGTCAAGAATGCAGACCCTGGGCCTGTTGCCCATACAGATGCGTCCCCACAAAGAAATAGTGTGcaaacagaggacaaaaagagCCCAACATCAAAACATTAACTGTGCCGCTGATATGTTTGATCCATATCTCCTGAAATACTTTCATACAAGCTCTTTAAGGTATAGAAAAATCCCACAACGCCCTCTTTAACTGCCATTATGAGAATGCTTTCATCTGTTTAGCTGAGCGTAGGAATATCTGCATGTcaataaacatgaaaagaaagtgGACAACACTGCAATGCCCATGCAGTCTTTGAGTTCTTGTCTAGCAAACCGGTGAATGTGAATATGTTTGAATGGCTTGCTCAGTTGCCTCAGCTGAGGGACTGAGTTGTGTTGACATATATTATGCTCAGGGCCTGTACACCTCATCCCTCGCTGCTCCTCCTGGGGAAAAGGTCCGAGGAGAGACGGTAGAAGGTGATTTGCTGAgttcacatacacaaacacagttattTTCCAGTGTCCTCGTGTTTCAGGTTAGATCTGAACCAGACATACCATAATGACTATCATAACAATCTTTTGACATGTCTTTCCTACTCTGAATTTTTGTGGCACATCTAAGGAGAGTCAATTTGTCGTCTGTTCATTCAGTTGTGCCACAAATGGGCTTCAATTTTGTGAGATTTTTATTTGCTATAACATTTACTTTGCCAGTCTTATATCAAACACCACTTTGTCTCTGTTCGTATTTAGTTACTCCCATTTCTTTGGTGCAGACGCACTCCCTGAAGCAAGGGACTGGGGATTTTCCAGTTATTCAGTCCCTGCATTCCAGGATACAAATGAACCACATGAGCAGTGTCGATAAGCGCAGCTGAAACAATGCCCCTGCAGCAGAGCTGGCTAGTACAATAAAGAAGTAGGAGGTAATGCGGGCGTGTCCCCTGCAGCTCCTGAAGGAGTGGGTCGGCTCGAGTACGATGGACAAAGCTCCAGTGTCTGTACCTGCCATAGGCTGGTGTAAAGACAGGTACAACTCAAATATCAAACCTGCATGAAGATCTCAATCTGACCTCAAGATGACCTTCACATGagatatgaaaacaaaattccCTGTAAGCATTACTGATTTGTAAATCTAGATTGAAATCAGGGTCTGGACAGAGCTGCACTCAGAGCACAGTAACATGACAAGCTGTAACTTTAAAGGCCCggaaaaatgtatttccaaATCAGCTTCTTACTGTGAGTAATGGGGTCCCACATGAATGTACCATTtccatattcattttttttcctctgtgctcttctcaCTAGATTAATATGGGAGGGGCCCAGATAGAAagaagtgatgtcacatgcttctgtgcaccaatcagggTTTAGCAATATTCATACCAGAAATCTGATGACAGGTGCTGAgcaaaccacacccacacagtcctggtGAAGCAGATTTGCTGAGTTTGAGAATAAAAAATACCCAAAGATGTTCAGGATTATCTGTCACATACTTATGAATGTTTTCCTGTTATAGAGAAAAACTTTAGTTTTCAAGCAAAGTTTTCAGGGGCTTTGAGTGCTAATTCAGATATTTCTGACGAGGTTAACTCGGCTGTTTGTCACATTGTTAAACTCACTGAAATGAACTCATTGCATTGTGCACTTAACATGCAGCTCCATCTGCACCCACACTACTGCTGACTCCATACGACTTGCTGAACAGGTGCACTGATCTGTCCTGTGCCCTTccccagtctctctctcacacacacgcatgcatgcacacacacatctaaccCCCTACCACATCAAACATGTGCCACCATACTGTCACGCGCACAGAACAACTGGTGCAGTGTCAAAAAGGTCTTGTGGCtgcagtgaagaagaggaacatGTACCATCTCTAAGCAGGCTAGTTTTCACAGGAAGTAACCATGTACTGACACGTGTGCCATAGAtgtgagaaaaaacacattacaaatgATATTTTTCTGAATATAACTATATTGTTCGTACTTTCAAAGTGTAACAGCTTACAAACTGCATTTGAAAATCAAACAGTATCTGCTGCTCATCATTTGGAGATAACATCCCCCAAACACTGGGACTCACTGCATGgagtaaatgaatgaatcaacTGTAGAAGACAAAGCGTGACAGCAAATGTAGCCCCCTTCATAGTACACACAACTATTCATTTTACTTTAATGTGTCATGTTCGGGCAAATACAGAACAGAACGTGTCTCTGTTCGAGATACTTGTGATCACTgtagaggaaaagaaaatatgatttCTCCTGTAATAACTGTGATTGAATGTGAAGATATAGAGGACACAGTGCAGGGCTGCTCATGTGTATTGGAGCTGGATGACAACAACATGTCGTCTGCGGTCTGTGgactgattggctgagagtATCCACTGGGACAAATGCACAGGCTAGCGCATTCGCATGTGCAGGCTGTGCTTGGGTCCATCCACCCGCTCCAACTTCTCAAAGTGTTTCCTAGCATTACGGATATTGATGAGAGTGGCTGCAGATGCTGGAACAATGGAAACATGGGTTTTCATTATGCTGATCTGGTCTCTTAAATGCACATTCACTGCAGAGAAATGTCAGCTTTGCTACTTACGAATGGAGGGGTCCGACATGATGACCATGACATATGTGTTGGAGGTGAAGACGTCAATGAAGGCCGCGAAGTTGGAGTTCCTCACTTCCATGCTTTGGAATGAGGCCGCAAGTTTACTGGAATGAAAAAATTATAATAATCAGAAACATCGTAGAAATTCAGCAGGTGACGTgaggagtgaaggaggtgtTTTTTGCAGAGTGAACTTACCTACAGCTGAGTTTGAACTGTTTGATGATGTTACTGATCTTCTCAAAGCGGTGAGCGTCACGCTGCTCTTTGCACTGGTAGTGAGAGATCACCTGAAttcaagaaataaaaaacaaaagactttcATTATTCGAGCCACATTTCTACTCGGGACACTGTCGTGCCAGAGGAAGTGGTCACTCACCAGGAAGGTGGCTCTCTCAAACAGAAGAACCTCATCTGCCTCTATGATCTGCGCAAAGTTTCTCAGGTTTGTCTCCAGCTGCTGGACGTTTGGGATGAGCTGGTACACTATGCTCGACCAGGCCTGCgaagacatttaaaaaggttTCTTACAGCGTCATCCTTGCGACCTGACATCTGAACCTACAACCAGCCAAATGTCTCAACCTTATACAGGGTTTCATCCCAGATTGATGTCCTGAAGCACGTGCAAGCCAGAGGTCTGGACAGTCTCTTCAGGTCCTCTTCACGCTCCTTAAAGATCTGCAAAAATCAGTACAGACAGTCAGTCACTTCAAGTCAGTTCAACATCTCGAACAAATGAGTCACACAAATAGAGAAATTTTAAATAATATCACTTATTCTGCCTTTGTTCTCCATCCTCCTTGAAAAAAAGGAAGCATGCTTTTGCTGACTCTTCAGTTTTGCACatttaaatcatcatcatctaaTGCAGATGTGTAAATGTATTCAACATAATGGTagttaaaataatataatactgCACAATCTTTGCCAACATGGCTGTCATTGTTGAGCTTACCAGATCTCTCTGGTCTTCCTGCACCAGATCCATTTTGTGAACAAGGCAGAACACTTTAGCATCTGGGGAGTTCTGCAGGATGGCCTCCAGACACGACTGGTAGTAGTGCATGTCTTTCTCCAGCTCACGGCTTTCAACatcaaatacataaataagcaCCTctacatttctgaaaatgttgtCCCTTTGGCTGGTGAAGTAGTTCTCCATGAACGTGTCCTGTCTGATGTGTAAAGCAAGCACAGGATAACATTTAACTGAGGCTTTCAGATTAGGAGAAAGGCTTGGATTGAATTATCAAAGCTGGCCCAAAGATAGCAAATGAACAAATGTACTTTACCCTCCACAGTCCCACAGGTTTAGAACCAGATTGCCCAGAAACCGTACATGGGAGTG
Above is a window of Chaetodon auriga isolate fChaAug3 chromosome 15, fChaAug3.hap1, whole genome shotgun sequence DNA encoding:
- the cnga2b gene encoding cyclic nucleotide gated channel subunit alpha 2b, with amino-acid sequence MTGQVAERDRSPHNLSVKTTLEEEIERAESILSRVPSVCDDTSSELQRVAALDPHGGNSRNSFQRSGAISRLVSLVVRLREWAHRSLLEEEERPDSFMERFRGPELKMAPSRISNTQPDANGNNAKGIFRKKWNLFVVSPSDNAYYRWLFVIAMAVLYNWFLVVARACFDKLQVGNYICWLVLDYLSDLVYLMDTCVRLRTGFLEQGLLVKDHAKLRDNYVRTLQFKLDVVSILPTDLAYISTGIHTPQLRFNRLLRFPRMFEFFDRTETRTNYPNIFRIGNLVLYILVIIHWNACIYYAISKSLGFGSDTWVFPNISKPEYSSLTRSYVYCLYWSTLTLTTIGEMPAPVRDEEYLFVVFDFLVGVLIFATIVGNVGSMIANMNATRAGFQARIDAIKHYMHFRKVSKELETRVIKWFDYLWTNKKAIDEQEVLKNLPNKLRAEIAINVHLETLKKVRIFQDCEAGLLVELVLKLRPQVFSPGDYICRKGDIGKEMYIIKEGKLAVVADDGVTQYALLTAGSCFGEISILNIKGSKMGNRRTANIRSLGYSDLFCLSKDDLMEAVTEYPDAKTVLEERGREILMKEGLLDENAESGGLQKEDTEEKVERLESSLDTLQTRFARLLSEYTHTQQRLKQRITLLERQLNQTDCGADASDDMDADAETVKNADPGPVAHTDASPQRNSVQTEDKKSPTSKH
- the rraga gene encoding ras-related GTP-binding protein A, coding for MSSTAMKKKVLLMGKSGSGKTSMRSIIFANYIARDTRRLGATIDVEHSHVRFLGNLVLNLWDCGGQDTFMENYFTSQRDNIFRNVEVLIYVFDVESRELEKDMHYYQSCLEAILQNSPDAKVFCLVHKMDLVQEDQRDLIFKEREEDLKRLSRPLACTCFRTSIWDETLYKAWSSIVYQLIPNVQQLETNLRNFAQIIEADEVLLFERATFLVISHYQCKEQRDAHRFEKISNIIKQFKLSCSKLAASFQSMEVRNSNFAAFIDVFTSNTYVMVIMSDPSIPSAATLINIRNARKHFEKLERVDGPKHSLHMRMR